CCTTCTCCCGGGCGCAGCCGGCGGCCAGCGCCAGGACGAGGACCGGAAAGAGCGCGCCCGCGGCGCGCACGTGGACCGCGTGTCGGTGAGTCACTGCCCGCTCTCCTTGGTGAGGAAACCGTCCGCCGTGAGGCGGCGCAGGTCCGCCGCCGCACGGGCGGCGCGCACCTGCGCCTGGGAACGCCGCTGCTGTGCCGCGGCCAGGTCGGCCGCCAGGCGCACCAGCTCGAAGGCCGTCGTGCGGCCGTTGCGGAACTCGATCAGGCCGATCCGGACCTGCTCGCGGGACGCGTCGACGCCCTCGTCGGCCAGGGCGAGCCGCTCGCGGTTGGCGGCGAGCTCGCGGCAGTCGGCGCGGACCCGCGCTTCCAGGTCGCGGCGCGCGGCTTCGAGCTGCAGCCCGGCGGAGACCGTGGCGGCCCGGACCCGGTCGCGCTCGCCGCCGCCCGCGCGGCCGCCCAGCGGCAGCGAGAAGCTCACGCCCACGCTCCAGTTCGGATAGGTCCGCCTCACGACCTGGTCCAGGCTCTCGCCCAGTCCACCGATGTCGGCGGTCTGGATGGTCTCCGGTTCGGCGCCGAAGGGCGAGACGATCCGCCGGCCCGAACCCGACAGCCCCGCGCCGCCCAGCGATCCGATCAGGTCCAACCGGGGCCGCGCGTCGACCGCGGCGGCGTCCGCGAGCGCCTGCAGGGCGGCCACGTTCCGCTCGAACGACCGCAGCTGGAGGTTGTCGGACAGGGCCACGGCCAGCGCCGCTTCCTCGTCCGGGGCCGCGAAGGCGGGCGGCGGCGCGGCGGCGGTCAGGTAGCGGCGGGACCCGCCGGCCGGCCGGCGGCCGATGAGGGCGGCGAAGCGGTCCGACTCCAGGTCCAGGGCTTCGCGCCGGTCCAGCCAGGCCTGCTCCTGCTCGGCCAGGAACACGCGGGCGCTGG
This region of bacterium genomic DNA includes:
- a CDS encoding TolC family protein — translated: MPFSVLSLLGRRLPVLSVLAVLAVLALTAAGAAAGPPTAAEPDSALAQALARIEGEPLALEQALLAAVGGSTDARIARAELDAARGALRRERGGFDPEFYGGLTRSSSEQPTASLFAGASVLETEQTAGTAGLRLKTRWGTELTASLDAVRSETNNAYASLRPQHDAAGRLELRQPLLKGSGAAAKGALASAERSYEAALAAHDDAVLGVRAVVETAYWQLHGAVRDLAVQQLLRDQAASLLDETRIRADAGLIGPGQVASARVFLAEQEQAWLDRREALDLESDRFAALIGRRPAGGSRRYLTAAAPPPAFAAPDEEAALAVALSDNLQLRSFERNVAALQALADAAAVDARPRLDLIGSLGGAGLSGSGRRIVSPFGAEPETIQTADIGGLGESLDQVVRRTYPNWSVGVSFSLPLGGRAGGGERDRVRAATVSAGLQLEAARRDLEARVRADCRELAANRERLALADEGVDASREQVRIGLIEFRNGRTTAFELVRLAADLAAAQQRRSQAQVRAARAAADLRRLTADGFLTKESGQ